In a single window of the Pseudomonas sp. B21-015 genome:
- a CDS encoding metal ABC transporter permease codes for MSYEAFRLMVQGWASSGYLPEALAYGFVVNALLAGLLIGPVLGGLGTLVVVKRFAFFSEAVGHAALTGVAIGILLGEPYTGPYGSLFGYCLLFGILLNYLRNRTGLAPDTLIGVFLSVSLALGASLLLILAGKINVHILENVLFGSVLTVNGNDLLVLAIVGSLVMALALPLYNRIMLASFNPQLAAVRGVAVKTLDYLFVILVTLITVAAVKVIGAILVGALLVIPAAAARLLSQSLKGFFWCSVLIATVSTLCGILAPIVFDLPIPSGAAIILVAGIAFALAAIARGIVPSLKGNLG; via the coding sequence ATGAGTTACGAAGCCTTTCGTTTGATGGTCCAGGGTTGGGCCTCGTCGGGTTATCTGCCGGAAGCGCTGGCCTATGGGTTTGTGGTCAACGCCCTGCTCGCCGGGTTGCTGATCGGCCCGGTGCTGGGCGGTTTGGGCACGCTGGTGGTGGTCAAGCGTTTCGCGTTTTTCTCCGAAGCGGTGGGTCACGCGGCACTGACCGGCGTGGCCATCGGCATTCTGCTCGGCGAACCCTATACCGGGCCTTATGGCAGCCTGTTCGGTTACTGTTTGCTGTTCGGGATTTTGCTGAACTACCTGCGCAACCGCACGGGTCTGGCGCCGGACACGCTGATCGGGGTGTTCCTTTCTGTGTCGTTGGCCTTGGGCGCCAGCCTGCTGTTGATTCTGGCGGGCAAGATCAACGTGCACATTCTGGAAAACGTGCTGTTCGGTTCGGTGCTGACGGTCAACGGCAATGATCTGCTGGTGCTGGCCATCGTCGGCTCGCTGGTGATGGCATTGGCCCTGCCGCTGTACAACCGCATCATGCTCGCCAGCTTCAACCCACAACTGGCGGCGGTACGCGGTGTGGCGGTGAAGACCCTGGATTACCTGTTCGTGATCCTGGTGACCCTGATCACCGTGGCGGCGGTGAAAGTCATCGGCGCGATTCTGGTCGGCGCCCTGTTGGTGATTCCAGCGGCGGCCGCGCGATTGCTCAGTCAGTCGCTGAAGGGGTTCTTCTGGTGTTCGGTGCTGATTGCCACAGTGAGCACGCTGTGTGGAATTCTCGCGCCGATTGTCTTTGACCTGCCTATCCCGTCCGGTGCCGCGATCATTCTGGTGGCCGGTATCGCCTTCGCCCTGGCCGCCATCGCTCGCGGCATCGTTCCAAGTCTGAAAGGGAACCTCGGATAA
- a CDS encoding thiamine pyrophosphate-binding protein, giving the protein MSQVAAEKPRSPLSRFWHTWRFHINVLLLLVPLGFMPKYFADAALLRGDTGLGERDIGEVQVGPWSLRLAELRSEAPVSDGPAGYLKSFNAALCDSCRDQVKATYLRIGKPRSLRAAGVIFFGTPYRMGAALPVPEKTKNDAELWITMEGWDGAMHQASIPLSQASPATVAWLNTQGGKP; this is encoded by the coding sequence ATGAGCCAGGTCGCAGCAGAAAAACCGCGCTCGCCGCTAAGCCGTTTCTGGCACACCTGGCGCTTCCACATCAATGTGCTGCTGTTGCTGGTGCCGCTGGGGTTCATGCCCAAATACTTCGCCGACGCGGCACTGCTTCGCGGTGACACCGGCCTGGGTGAGCGGGACATCGGTGAGGTTCAGGTCGGCCCCTGGAGCCTGCGTCTGGCCGAGTTGCGCAGCGAAGCCCCCGTATCCGACGGCCCGGCCGGCTACCTGAAGTCCTTCAACGCAGCGCTCTGCGACAGTTGTCGCGATCAGGTCAAGGCGACTTACCTGCGCATTGGCAAACCGCGCAGCTTGCGCGCCGCCGGGGTGATTTTCTTCGGCACACCGTACCGCATGGGCGCCGCGCTGCCGGTACCCGAAAAGACCAAAAACGACGCTGAGCTGTGGATCACCATGGAAGGCTGGGACGGCGCCATGCACCAAGCGTCCATCCCCCTGAGCCAGGCATCCCCGGCCACCGTCGCGTGGTTGAACACACAAGGTGGCAAACCATGA
- a CDS encoding PepSY domain-containing protein yields the protein MSKKSRSKLWFLVHSWLALPIWFFVLIVCVTGTLAVVSQEIVWLANPQMRASPPSDDAPLLSYDQIIAAIKKAEPQTLVERINRPDESHFALDVKVSYPDGRSVTVYVNPYSGVIQGTAPQFNFQAFTRALHGWWLVPFTNGYSWGWYLVSFLGLPMLASLVTGLVVYKRFWKGFLRPTLRIRHGARIFWGDFHRLSGIWSIWFIAVISVTSTWFMIEAILFDNHISISTAPVAPVVPRESVPLTVDGAPAPMISLESAIREAKERIPGLEDSSVSLPANAYSHLSVSGRSGYPLIYQSAEVNPYTGDISATRLLSDRSGLELVTESMRPLHTGDFGGIWIKLIWFFFGLILSMMVLSGLLIWTKRTALATANALKRSNKRPRIAVASQPAMGREVTQVSR from the coding sequence ATGTCGAAGAAATCCCGCTCAAAACTCTGGTTTCTGGTCCATAGCTGGCTGGCGCTGCCCATCTGGTTTTTTGTATTGATCGTCTGTGTGACCGGCACCCTGGCGGTGGTCAGTCAGGAAATCGTCTGGCTGGCCAACCCGCAAATGCGCGCCAGCCCGCCTTCGGACGACGCGCCGCTGCTCAGCTATGACCAGATCATCGCCGCCATCAAAAAGGCCGAACCCCAAACGCTGGTCGAGCGTATCAACCGCCCCGACGAGTCGCATTTCGCCCTGGACGTGAAGGTCAGTTACCCGGACGGGCGCTCGGTGACGGTCTATGTGAACCCCTACAGCGGGGTGATTCAGGGCACTGCTCCCCAATTCAACTTTCAGGCCTTTACTCGCGCACTGCATGGCTGGTGGCTGGTGCCGTTCACCAACGGCTACAGCTGGGGCTGGTATCTGGTGTCGTTCCTCGGGCTGCCGATGCTGGCTTCGCTGGTGACCGGGCTTGTGGTCTACAAACGGTTCTGGAAAGGCTTCTTGCGACCGACCCTGCGCATTCGTCATGGCGCACGGATTTTCTGGGGCGACTTTCACCGGCTCAGCGGCATCTGGTCGATCTGGTTCATTGCGGTGATTTCCGTCACCAGCACCTGGTTCATGATTGAGGCGATCCTGTTCGATAACCATATTTCGATTTCTACCGCACCGGTCGCGCCCGTCGTCCCGCGTGAGAGCGTGCCGCTCACCGTCGATGGTGCACCGGCGCCGATGATCAGTCTGGAAAGCGCGATCCGCGAGGCCAAGGAACGCATTCCCGGTCTGGAAGACAGCTCTGTCAGCCTCCCCGCCAATGCCTATAGCCACCTTTCGGTGAGCGGACGCAGCGGGTACCCGTTGATCTACCAGAGCGCCGAGGTCAACCCGTACACCGGTGACATCTCCGCCACGCGCCTGCTGTCGGACCGTTCGGGTCTGGAGCTGGTGACCGAATCCATGCGCCCACTGCACACCGGCGATTTCGGCGGCATCTGGATCAAACTGATCTGGTTCTTCTTCGGCTTGATCCTGAGCATGATGGTCCTCAGCGGCCTGCTGATCTGGACCAAACGCACCGCCCTGGCCACGGCCAATGCCCTCAAGCGCAGCAACAAGCGTCCACGGATTGCGGTGGCCAGTCAGCCGGCCATGGGCCGCGAAGTCACGCAGGTCAGCCGATGA
- a CDS encoding metal ABC transporter ATP-binding protein, with translation MTAKETITESPVGASLLAKASSQSTSSLNDTPHSRAGSLPQVSGPTLDFAEVSLTLGRTTILDKVTFQVRPGSVHALVGPNGGGKSSLIKTLLGQMPHQGRLSLRWPGEPGTIGYVPQALEFDRGLPMTVDDFMAAMCQRRPAFLGLSKHYATAIGEALERVGMQDKRKRRMGALSGGERQRVLLAQGLIPAPQLLVLDEPMSALDEAGIQVFERLLDDWRQSGITVLWIEHDLEAVGRLADRVTGLNRRVLFDATPKQALTPERLLTLFSTHPRSAA, from the coding sequence ATGACGGCTAAAGAGACCATTACTGAATCCCCTGTGGGAGCGAGCCTGCTCGCGAAAGCGTCCAGTCAGTCAACATCATCGTTAAATGACACACCGCATTCGCGAGCAGGCTCGCTCCCACAGGTTTCGGGGCCGACGCTGGATTTCGCCGAGGTCAGCCTGACGCTGGGCCGCACGACCATCCTCGACAAGGTGACCTTTCAGGTCCGGCCCGGCAGCGTGCATGCCCTGGTCGGCCCCAACGGTGGCGGCAAGAGTTCGCTGATCAAGACCCTGCTCGGGCAAATGCCGCATCAGGGTCGCCTGAGCCTGCGATGGCCCGGTGAACCGGGGACCATCGGCTACGTGCCCCAGGCGCTGGAGTTCGATCGAGGTTTGCCGATGACCGTCGATGATTTCATGGCCGCCATGTGTCAGCGGCGTCCGGCATTCCTCGGGTTGAGCAAGCATTACGCGACGGCCATCGGCGAGGCGCTGGAACGGGTCGGCATGCAGGACAAGCGCAAGCGGCGTATGGGAGCCCTCTCCGGCGGTGAGCGCCAGCGGGTTTTGTTGGCCCAAGGGCTGATTCCGGCGCCACAGTTGCTGGTGCTCGACGAACCGATGTCGGCGCTCGATGAGGCCGGCATTCAAGTGTTCGAACGGCTGCTGGACGACTGGCGCCAGAGCGGCATCACCGTGCTGTGGATCGAGCATGATCTGGAAGCGGTCGGGCGTCTGGCGGACCGGGTCACCGGGCTCAATCGCCGGGTGCTGTTCGATGCCACGCCGAAACAGGCGCTGACCCCGGAGCGCCTGCTGACCTTGTTCTCGACCCATCCCCGGAGTGCTGCCTGA
- a CDS encoding DUF6162 family protein, producing MTTPTTQVVRPAGAGHETLYVMLLCLMILAVAGSVVAWRGESREVSSVGSHQLDARRDLSASEQGIYADLRVTLDEIHLLRQEQQALPTPATLADEGFAPFAQDASSVSRGGHAWQLLDAKAYFGQSQTPTVAGSFLLRLTADDDAPDVWLNRGKALTTPTDLTDAALESTGWQQIVAQFDAGVTRQHRH from the coding sequence ATGACGACACCAACCACCCAAGTTGTTCGCCCGGCCGGTGCCGGCCATGAAACCCTCTACGTAATGCTGTTGTGCCTGATGATCCTGGCGGTTGCCGGCTCGGTGGTCGCCTGGCGCGGCGAGTCCCGGGAGGTGAGCAGCGTTGGCAGCCATCAACTGGATGCCCGTCGCGACCTGAGCGCATCCGAGCAAGGCATCTACGCCGACCTGCGGGTTACGCTGGATGAAATCCATCTGTTGCGTCAGGAACAGCAGGCGCTGCCCACACCCGCCACGCTCGCCGATGAAGGTTTCGCGCCGTTTGCCCAGGATGCCAGCTCTGTCAGCCGTGGCGGTCATGCCTGGCAGTTACTGGACGCCAAGGCTTACTTCGGCCAAAGCCAGACTCCAACCGTGGCCGGCTCGTTTTTGTTGCGTTTGACCGCTGACGACGATGCTCCAGACGTCTGGCTCAATCGCGGCAAAGCCCTCACTACCCCGACTGATCTGACTGACGCCGCGCTCGAAAGCACCGGCTGGCAGCAGATCGTCGCGCAATTCGATGCCGGCGTTACCCGCCAGCATCGGCATTGA
- a CDS encoding metal ABC transporter substrate-binding protein, with protein MPSSSQRPFLRLLLVGLFACLLTPQASADEAKRLRIGITLHPYYSYVANIVGDKAEVVPLIPAGFNPHAYEPRAEDIKRISGLDVIVLNGVGHDDFADRMIAASETPNIKVIEANENVPLLAATGVAARGAGKVVNPHTFLSISASIAQVNNIARELGKLDPANAKTYTQNARAYGKRLRQMRADALAKLTQAPNAELRVATVHAAYDYLLREFGLEVTAVVEPAHGIEPSPSQLKKTIDQLRELDVKVIFSEMDFPSTYVETIQRESGVKLYPLSHISYGEYTADKYEKEMTGNLNTVVRAIQESGA; from the coding sequence ATGCCTAGTTCATCTCAACGTCCTTTTTTGCGCCTGCTGCTGGTCGGCCTGTTTGCCTGTTTGCTGACACCACAGGCCAGTGCCGATGAAGCCAAGCGCCTGCGCATCGGCATCACCCTGCACCCTTATTACAGTTACGTGGCCAACATCGTCGGCGACAAGGCCGAGGTGGTGCCGCTGATTCCGGCCGGTTTCAATCCTCATGCCTACGAGCCGCGAGCCGAGGACATCAAACGCATCAGCGGGCTGGACGTGATCGTGCTCAATGGCGTGGGGCATGACGACTTCGCCGACCGCATGATCGCCGCCAGCGAAACCCCGAACATCAAGGTCATCGAAGCCAACGAAAACGTGCCCTTGCTCGCCGCCACCGGCGTCGCTGCCCGGGGTGCCGGCAAGGTCGTCAATCCGCACACGTTCCTGTCGATCAGCGCCTCGATTGCCCAGGTCAACAACATCGCCCGGGAACTGGGCAAGCTCGACCCGGCCAATGCCAAAACCTACACCCAGAACGCCCGCGCCTATGGCAAACGCCTGCGGCAGATGCGCGCCGACGCCCTGGCCAAACTGACCCAGGCGCCGAACGCCGAGCTGCGCGTGGCCACGGTCCATGCCGCCTACGACTATTTGCTGCGCGAGTTCGGCCTGGAAGTGACCGCCGTGGTCGAGCCGGCCCACGGTATCGAACCGAGCCCCAGCCAGCTGAAAAAGACCATCGATCAACTGCGGGAACTGGACGTGAAAGTGATCTTCTCGGAGATGGATTTCCCGTCCACTTACGTCGAGACCATCCAGCGTGAATCCGGGGTGAAGCTGTATCCGCTGTCGCACATTTCCTATGGCGAGTACACCGCCGACAAGTACGAAAAGGAAATGACCGGCAACCTCAACACCGTGGTTCGGGCGATTCAGGAGTCCGGCGCATGA
- a CDS encoding VOC family protein: MNVKPIPEGYHSITPYLGIQKAAEAIDFYKKAFGATEVMRLAMPDGGIGHAELRIGDCPIMLGTPCDQGPLSNPDTSPSVGLHLYVSDVDKSYKQAVDAGATVVSEVKDQFYGDRSGTLKDPYGHLWFLATRKEDLTQEQIEQRAKEMFKQG; this comes from the coding sequence ATGAACGTCAAACCCATTCCAGAGGGTTATCACAGCATCACCCCTTACCTGGGCATTCAGAAAGCTGCCGAAGCCATCGACTTCTACAAAAAGGCCTTTGGCGCCACCGAAGTCATGCGCCTGGCCATGCCCGATGGTGGCATCGGGCATGCCGAACTGCGCATCGGCGACTGCCCGATCATGCTGGGCACACCGTGCGATCAGGGGCCATTGAGCAACCCGGACACATCGCCGTCCGTGGGGCTGCATTTGTATGTGAGCGATGTGGACAAGTCCTATAAACAAGCCGTCGATGCCGGTGCCACGGTGGTGTCCGAGGTCAAGGATCAGTTTTACGGCGACCGCTCGGGGACCTTGAAGGATCCCTATGGGCATTTGTGGTTTCTGGCTACGCGCAAGGAGGATTTGACTCAGGAGCAGATCGAACAGCGGGCCAAGGAGATGTTTAAACAGGGTTAA